The Papaver somniferum cultivar HN1 chromosome 3, ASM357369v1, whole genome shotgun sequence genome includes a region encoding these proteins:
- the LOC113360454 gene encoding uncharacterized protein LOC113360454, which produces MELSDQNPLNEDLLANLVAAQNEHATREVQANILMRLKSRAKWIKDGSANTAYFHARMKIRQARNTISELEDANGNIISDQSQIADTLVKHFQQKFEAQDVDVSEELLDVIPSVITYEDQEMLDSIPTTEEIKKIVFEMDSDSAPGPDRFPGSFYKSAKKASQYRPIGLSNVLFKIFTKIISVRMNGLMEKLISLQQASYVKGRSIQEQILLASEMVNEMRKKRRGGNVAFKLDISHAYDSVSWTFLLKVMQKYGFSSSWCDWLLTMFKSAKLSVMVNGGPCGFFSMHRGLKQGDPLSPILFILMEDVLSRNITNLVDTGQITPMVVRNGIYPTHLFFVDDVFLFCNGAKKTLFCLFKLIEKYQHSYGQMINKAKSKCFIDGTNSTRKQQISTIVGMDISNFPDKYLGIILAPGRVTTEMVWQIVLMLQSKLAAWKGRLLSFHDRLILVKTVLCSYPLYNMAVYKWPSSVIKICEKIIRNFLWSGDGEVRKYKTLSWKKIYVPYIEGGLGIRRLEVLNKILLTKMMWKLVYSSDEWALFFTAKFKDKYGIWFSKWKLSSVRACLQWAWLTLQEDISWKIGNGASISLKVHDLIINDQWNIHPQLQHLLQIDNLSDIHSGNDSIIWNLHSSGMFNNAKAVEKIRHKEDKVDWSSYIWRKSLHPTIASNICKLIQGVYVNDDMKRKQGYEIPSRCYICKSEQDFMEHTLWLCEFSVQVWNWLGNMFQFPRPYSFSEVFSAAKQHSPIIDKVWIISACTVIKELWFQRNRVFFEGGDVNIHGFKHRVMKIVQDHGVRIKGVRWNKDYENQILSHFKIDS; this is translated from the exons CAACTAGAGAAGTTCAAGCAAATATTCTTATGAGACTTAAATCAAGAGCAAAATGGATTAAAGATGGTTCTGCAAACACTGCATACTTCCATGCTAGAATGAAGATTAGACAAGCAAGAAATACAATTAGTGAACTAGAAGATGCGAATGGAAATATTATTAGTGATCAATCTCAAATTGCAGATACTTTAGTCAAGCATTTTCAACAAAAATTTGAAGCTCAAGATGTTGATGTTTCTGAAGAATTGCTTGATGTTATTCCCTCAGTTATTACATATGAAGACCAAGAAATGTTGGACTCAATTCCCACCACTGAAGAAATCaagaaaattgtttttgaaatgGACTCAGATAGTGCCCCTGGTCCAGACAGATTTCCTGGATCTTTTTATAAAA GTGCTAAGAAAGCAAGTCAATATAGACCAATTGGATTGAGTAATGTATTATTCAAAATTTTCACAAAGATAATTTCTGTCAGAATGAATGGACTCATGGAGAAGTTAATTTCATTACAACAGGCTTCTTATGTTAAAGGAAGAAGCATTCAAGAACAAATACTTCTAGCTTCAGAGATGGTAAATGAAATGAGGAAAAAGAGAAGAGGCGGTAATGTGGCTTTTAAACTGGACATATCACATGCTTATGATTCTGTAAGTTGGACTTTTCTTCTTAAAGTTATGCAAAAATATGGATTTTCATCatcttggtgtgattggttgttAACCATGTTTAAATCTGCAAAATTATCAGTAATGGTCAATGGAGGACCATGTGGCTTTTTCTCAATGCATAGGGGTCTTAAGCAGGGTGATCCGTTatcccctattttatttattttgatggaagatgtaTTGAGTAGAAATATCACAAATTTGGTTGATACAGGGCAAATAACTCCAATGGTAGTTAGAAATGGAATATATCCAACACacttattttttgttgatgatgttttctTATTCTGTAATGGAGCTAAGAAGACTTTGTTCTGTCTATTTAAGCTGATTGAAAAATATCAACATAGCTATGGCCAGATGATTAACAAAGCCAAAAGCAAGTGTTTCATTGATGGTACTAATTCAACCAGAAAGCAACAAATTAGCACCATAGTTGGTATGGATATATCTAATTTTCCTGATAAGTATCTTGGTATCATTCTGGCTCCAGGAAGAGTAACTACAGAAATGGTCTGGCAAATAGTTCTTATGCTTCAGAGCAAACTTGCAGCTTGGAAAGGAAGATTATTATCTTTTCATGATAGACTGATTCTTGTAAAAACAGTTTTGTGCAGCTACCCTCTTTACAATATGGCAGTTTATAAATGGCCATCTTCAGTTATTAAGATATgtgaaaaaataataaggaactttCTATGGTCAGGTGATGGAGAGGTTAGAAAGTACAAAACTTTATCTTGGAAGAAGATCTATGTGCCATATATTGAAGGTGGCTTGGGTATTAGAAGGCTAGaagttcttaacaaaattttgctgacGAAAATGATGTGGAAATTGGTATACTCATCAGATGAATGGGCTCTGTTTTTTACAGCTAAGTTCAAAGATAAATATGGTATATGGTTTTcaaaatggaaattatcatcaGTAAGAGCATGTTTGCAATGGGCTTGGCTTACTTTACAAGAAGACATCTCTTGGAAGATTGGAAATGGTGCTAGCATCTCA TTGAAAGTTCATGACTTAATCATTAATGACCAATGGAATATACATCCTCAGTTGCAGCACTTGTTACAGATTGATAACTTGTCTGATATTCACAGTGGAAATGATTCCATAATATGGAACCTACATAGTAGTGGAATGTTTAATAATGCAAAGGCAGtggagaaaataagacacaaggaaGACAAGGTTGATTGGTCTTCTTATATATGGAGGAAATCTTTGCACCCAACTATTGCCAGCAACATTTGTAAGCTTATACAAGGAGTTTATGTGAATGATGACatgaaaagaaaacaaggatATGAAATTCCCTCTAGATGTTATATCTGCAAATCAGAGCAGGATTTTATGGAGCACACACTGTGGCTTTGTGAATTCAGTGTTCAGGTATGGAATTGGCTTGGCAATATGTTTCAATTTCCCAGACCATACTCTTTTTCAGAAGTTTTTTCTGCAGCTAAACAACACAGTCCTATCATTGATAAAGTATGGATAATCTCTGCTTGTACTGTCATTAAGGAGTTGTGGTTTCAAAGAAACAgagttttctttgaaggaggtgaTGTTAATATTCATGGTTTCAAGCATAGGGTTATGAAGATTGTTCAAGATCATGGTGTCAGAATAAAAGGGGTCAGGTGGAACAAAGActatgaaaaccaaattcttaGTCACTTCAAAATTGATTCTTAA